The Chryseobacterium nakagawai genome has a segment encoding these proteins:
- a CDS encoding YceI family protein — translation MRKKLFSLAIPALFVAAVMVSCKKDKPLTSEGNEVTTTKDGNQYTLDTLNSKVEWKGYKVFKSENTSHFGTIRFESGDVTVKDGKLESGKFVADMNSLTSVDLKDSPDDMGKLNGHLKSGDFFEVEKFPTASYEITKVTPVTEGDYNTLLDGNLTIKGITKPVQFKANVSVKNGEVSVATEPKDIKREEFGVKFQAPAENGVIKDEVTLQINVKALEKK, via the coding sequence ATGAGAAAAAAACTGTTTTCGTTAGCTATTCCTGCTTTATTCGTTGCTGCTGTAATGGTTTCTTGTAAAAAAGACAAACCGCTTACCAGTGAAGGTAATGAGGTGACTACAACCAAGGATGGTAACCAGTACACTTTGGATACGCTAAACAGTAAGGTTGAATGGAAAGGATACAAAGTATTTAAATCTGAGAATACGAGTCATTTCGGAACCATTAGGTTTGAAAGCGGAGATGTAACAGTGAAGGATGGAAAACTGGAAAGCGGTAAATTTGTTGCTGATATGAATTCCCTGACCTCTGTAGACTTGAAAGACAGTCCTGATGATATGGGTAAATTAAACGGTCATCTTAAGAGTGGTGATTTCTTTGAAGTAGAAAAATTCCCAACAGCTTCTTATGAAATTACAAAAGTTACTCCTGTTACAGAAGGTGATTATAATACTCTTTTGGATGGTAATTTAACCATTAAAGGAATTACTAAGCCGGTTCAGTTTAAAGCTAATGTTTCCGTGAAAAACGGAGAAGTAAGTGTAGCTACTGAGCCTAAGGATATCAAAAGAGAAGAGTTTGGCGTGAAGTTCCAGGCTCCTGCTGAAAACGGAGTGATTAAAGATGAGGTAACTCTTCAGATCAACGTTAAAGCCTTAGAAAAGAAATAA
- a CDS encoding NAD(P)/FAD-dependent oxidoreductase: MITTDILIIGAGPTGLFAVFEAGLLKMKCHIIDALPQPGGQLAELYPKKPIFDIPGYPSVNAGELVDNLMEQIKQFQPGFTLGETAVSYTKVDDEWFEVVTNKGTVHRCKAIAIAGGLGTFEPRKPTFENVADYEEKGLEYFVKEPEHFRNKKVVIAGGGDSALDWSIFLSNVASEVTLIHRRNEFRGALDSVEKVQDLKNQGKIKLITPAEVTGIRGDGKVEAITVQKDGEDAFEIETDYFIPLFGLTPKLGEIGNWGLNIEKNAIVVNNALDYQTNIDGIYAIGDINTYPGKLKLILCGFHEATLMCQSVYNRLNPGKKFVLKYTTVSGVDGFDGSRKEAEKAVVKKID; the protein is encoded by the coding sequence ATGATAACCACTGATATATTGATCATAGGTGCAGGGCCTACAGGGCTTTTTGCCGTTTTTGAAGCAGGTCTTTTAAAAATGAAGTGCCACATTATTGACGCACTTCCACAACCGGGAGGGCAATTGGCTGAACTTTATCCGAAGAAACCTATTTTTGATATTCCGGGGTATCCTTCAGTAAACGCTGGAGAATTAGTGGATAATTTGATGGAGCAGATCAAGCAGTTTCAACCTGGATTTACATTGGGAGAAACAGCCGTTTCTTACACAAAAGTAGATGATGAGTGGTTTGAAGTGGTTACTAACAAAGGAACTGTTCACAGATGTAAGGCGATTGCTATTGCAGGTGGATTGGGAACTTTTGAGCCTAGAAAACCTACGTTCGAAAATGTAGCTGATTATGAAGAGAAAGGGCTGGAGTATTTCGTGAAAGAACCTGAGCACTTCAGAAATAAAAAAGTAGTGATTGCCGGAGGCGGAGATTCTGCCCTTGACTGGAGTATTTTCCTTTCTAATGTAGCCAGCGAAGTTACTTTGATCCACAGAAGAAATGAGTTCAGAGGAGCTTTGGATTCTGTAGAAAAAGTTCAGGATCTGAAAAACCAGGGAAAAATCAAGTTGATTACTCCTGCTGAAGTAACTGGTATCAGAGGAGATGGAAAAGTAGAAGCAATTACTGTACAAAAAGATGGTGAGGATGCTTTTGAAATTGAAACAGATTACTTTATTCCATTATTCGGATTAACTCCAAAATTGGGTGAGATCGGAAATTGGGGACTGAATATCGAGAAGAATGCCATTGTTGTAAACAATGCTCTGGATTATCAGACTAACATTGATGGTATCTATGCAATCGGAGATATCAACACATATCCTGGAAAGCTGAAGTTGATTCTTTGTGGTTTCCACGAAGCAACTTTAATGTGTCAAAGTGTTTACAACAGATTGAATCCTGGTAAGAAATTCGTACTAAAATATACTACTGTAAGTGGAGTAGACGGGTTTGACGGAAGCCGTAAAGAAGCAGAGAAGGCTGTTGTGAAAAAAATTGACTAA
- a CDS encoding RsmB/NOP family class I SAM-dependent RNA methyltransferase — MELIHRNLAIGIHDALQETFFEKNKYADKVIERLLKANKKWGSQDRAVVSEIFYNIIRWKKRLEYYMGEGVKPNNIYKLIIAYLLWSKTNYKKFEEFDGIKIADILTKLKKNTVPTKAIEHSIPDWLAETMEKELGAHWEREMIALNEQAHTVLRTNSLKTTTKELISDLSDEGVVSFPIKNYPDAVQLEEKKNVFLTTAFKEGLFEVQDASSQKIGYFLDVKEGQRVVDACAGAGGKTLHLAALMGNKGQIIALDIFEWKLAELKRRAKRAGAHNIETRMISDNKVIKRLHDKADRLLIDAPCSGLGVLKRNPDSKWKIDQDFIDRIKKEQQQILQDYSKILKKGGKMVYATCSILPSENNLQVEEFLKNNPGFKMIKDEKVMPSEGYDGFYMALIERIS; from the coding sequence ATGGAACTTATTCACAGAAACTTGGCTATCGGGATTCACGATGCCTTACAAGAAACATTTTTTGAAAAAAACAAGTATGCCGATAAAGTTATTGAAAGACTTTTAAAGGCAAACAAAAAATGGGGAAGCCAGGACAGAGCCGTTGTTTCTGAGATTTTCTACAATATTATCCGTTGGAAAAAACGCCTTGAATACTACATGGGCGAAGGGGTAAAACCTAACAATATTTATAAACTTATCATTGCTTACCTTCTTTGGAGCAAGACCAATTATAAAAAGTTTGAGGAGTTTGACGGAATTAAGATTGCGGACATTCTTACCAAGCTTAAAAAGAATACAGTTCCTACAAAAGCAATTGAACATTCTATCCCAGACTGGTTAGCGGAAACTATGGAAAAAGAATTAGGTGCTCACTGGGAAAGAGAAATGATTGCGTTAAATGAACAGGCTCATACTGTTTTAAGAACAAATTCATTAAAGACAACAACAAAGGAGCTTATTTCTGACCTTTCAGATGAAGGAGTAGTTTCTTTTCCTATTAAAAACTATCCTGATGCAGTACAGCTGGAGGAGAAAAAGAACGTTTTTCTTACCACAGCCTTTAAAGAAGGATTGTTTGAAGTTCAGGATGCTTCTTCTCAGAAGATCGGATATTTCCTTGATGTAAAAGAGGGGCAAAGAGTGGTGGATGCCTGTGCAGGTGCCGGAGGAAAAACACTTCACCTGGCAGCACTAATGGGAAATAAGGGTCAGATTATAGCTTTAGATATTTTCGAATGGAAATTAGCTGAATTAAAGCGTCGTGCTAAAAGAGCCGGAGCCCACAATATTGAAACCCGTATGATTTCTGACAACAAAGTGATTAAGCGTCTTCACGATAAAGCAGACAGATTATTAATTGACGCCCCATGTTCAGGTCTTGGAGTATTGAAAAGAAATCCGGACAGTAAATGGAAAATTGATCAGGACTTTATTGATAGAATCAAAAAAGAACAACAGCAGATTCTTCAGGATTATTCTAAAATTCTTAAAAAAGGAGGAAAGATGGTGTATGCAACATGTTCTATTCTACCTTCTGAAAATAACCTGCAGGTAGAAGAATTTCTTAAAAATAACCCTGGATTCAAAATGATTAAGGATGAAAAGGTAATGCCTAGCGAAGGATACGATGGATTTTATATGGCATTGATTGAAAGAATTTCTTAA
- a CDS encoding aminoacyl-histidine dipeptidase, whose product MELSTIEPQIIWKNFSKLNAVPRPSKKEEKVIAFIKGFGENLGLETTVDEVGNVIIKKPATAGMENRKSIVLQSHLDMVCQKNNDVNFDFETEGIKMEIDGDWVKAKGTTLGADNGLGVATIMSILESSDIPHPALEALFTIDEETGMTGAIGLKPGQLTGEILLNLDTEEDDEIDIGCAGGVDVTITQNYATEAAKGQVVRIEVKGLQGGHSGMDIHKGFGNANIILGRLLYKGIEKQNIELISIDGGGLRNAIPREGVAVISVRNAQEFIEDATALKKEILEEFATVEAGLQINIENSTSSDKAISEGDSKKVILTLKALHNGVYRMSPDVADLVEASNNVARVELKGGELKILNLTRSSVDSSKYSTAEQLKSVAELAGMNVVFSGSYPGWKPRPGSEIVQIMEKIYTEKFNEKPHVVACHAGLECGIIGANYPEMEMVSFGPTIRGAHSPDEKANIPSAQKFWSFLKDILANIPQK is encoded by the coding sequence ATGGAATTATCTACTATAGAACCGCAAATAATCTGGAAAAACTTTTCCAAATTAAATGCAGTTCCCAGACCATCTAAAAAAGAGGAAAAAGTAATTGCTTTCATCAAAGGATTTGGTGAAAATTTAGGGTTAGAAACTACTGTAGACGAAGTAGGAAACGTAATTATTAAAAAACCTGCCACTGCAGGAATGGAAAACCGTAAATCTATTGTACTTCAGTCACATTTGGATATGGTTTGCCAGAAAAACAATGACGTTAATTTTGATTTCGAAACAGAAGGAATCAAAATGGAAATTGATGGAGATTGGGTAAAAGCAAAAGGAACCACTCTAGGAGCTGATAACGGTTTAGGAGTAGCTACCATTATGTCTATCCTTGAAAGTTCTGATATTCCTCACCCTGCACTAGAAGCTTTATTCACTATTGATGAAGAGACAGGAATGACTGGGGCTATCGGTTTAAAGCCAGGACAGCTTACAGGAGAAATCCTATTAAACCTTGATACAGAAGAAGATGATGAAATTGACATCGGTTGCGCAGGAGGTGTTGATGTGACCATCACTCAAAACTATGCAACAGAAGCTGCGAAAGGGCAAGTGGTAAGAATTGAAGTGAAAGGGTTACAGGGAGGCCACTCAGGAATGGATATCCATAAAGGTTTCGGAAATGCAAACATCATCTTAGGAAGACTTCTTTACAAAGGAATAGAAAAACAAAATATAGAACTCATATCTATTGATGGTGGTGGATTAAGAAACGCTATTCCAAGAGAAGGGGTTGCTGTCATCTCTGTAAGAAATGCACAGGAATTCATTGAAGATGCCACTGCTCTTAAAAAAGAAATTTTAGAAGAATTTGCAACTGTAGAAGCAGGTCTTCAAATCAATATTGAAAACTCTACGTCTTCTGATAAAGCGATTTCCGAAGGTGATTCTAAAAAAGTAATCCTTACTTTAAAAGCTCTTCATAACGGAGTATACAGAATGAGCCCGGATGTAGCAGATCTTGTAGAAGCATCCAACAACGTAGCTAGAGTTGAATTGAAAGGTGGGGAATTGAAGATTCTTAACCTTACAAGATCTTCAGTAGACTCTTCTAAGTATTCTACTGCAGAACAATTGAAATCTGTAGCAGAATTAGCTGGAATGAATGTAGTATTCAGCGGTTCATACCCAGGATGGAAACCTAGACCAGGGTCTGAAATCGTACAGATCATGGAAAAGATCTATACAGAGAAGTTCAATGAGAAACCTCATGTAGTAGCTTGCCATGCAGGTTTAGAATGTGGTATCATTGGAGCTAACTATCCTGAAATGGAAATGGTAAGTTTTGGTCCTACCATCAGAGGAGCACACTCTCCTGATGAGAAAGCAAATATTCCATCAGCTCAGAAATTCTGGAGCTTCCTGAAAGATATTTTAGCGAATATTCCTCAGAAATAG
- the recR gene encoding recombination mediator RecR codes for MDYPSKVLAKAVDEISGLPGIGRKTALRLALHLLKQPSSRAVSLGNSLINLVNEIKYCKECHNFSDFDICEICSNEKRSGELICIVEDVRDVIAIENTGKYGGKYLILGGKISPMEGVGPSQLNIPSIERKLNEGKVKEFIFALSATMEGDTTAYYIYKKFKNFNVNFSSIARGISVGDELEYADEISLGRSIINRLPYNEKD; via the coding sequence ATGGATTACCCAAGTAAAGTGTTGGCAAAAGCAGTTGATGAAATTTCAGGATTGCCCGGAATCGGAAGAAAAACGGCTTTGAGGTTAGCATTACATTTATTAAAGCAGCCTAGTTCCAGAGCGGTAAGCCTTGGGAATTCCCTGATTAATCTTGTCAACGAGATAAAATACTGTAAAGAATGTCATAATTTTTCTGATTTTGACATCTGTGAGATTTGCAGCAATGAGAAAAGAAGTGGTGAGTTGATTTGTATTGTTGAAGATGTACGGGATGTGATTGCCATTGAAAATACAGGGAAATACGGCGGAAAATATTTGATTTTAGGTGGGAAAATCTCTCCGATGGAAGGAGTAGGCCCAAGCCAGCTGAATATTCCGAGTATTGAAAGAAAACTGAATGAAGGCAAGGTAAAGGAGTTTATCTTTGCGCTGAGTGCGACGATGGAAGGAGATACCACAGCCTATTATATTTATAAAAAGTTTAAAAACTTTAATGTGAATTTTTCAAGCATTGCAAGGGGAATTTCAGTAGGAGATGAACTGGAATATGCTGATGAAATTTCACTCGGAAGATCTATTATTAACAGATTACCATACAACGAAAAGGATTAA
- the pheS gene encoding phenylalanine--tRNA ligase subunit alpha, translated as MIEKIEELLIEVNGFNATSKEEIENFRIKYNGKKGVLNDFFEKFKEVPNDQKKEFGQKINTLKQAVAVKLEDLKSTSASSVVVEKEDLTRPAFPLDLGSRHPINLVKNRIIDIFKSIGFAVADGPEIEDDWHNFTALNLPEYHPARDMQDTFFIEQNPDILLRTHTSSVQTRFMEENQPPIRILSPGRVFRNEAISSRSHCIFHQIEGLYIDENVSFADLKQTIQFFTTELFGKSKIRMRPSYFPFTEPSAEIDVYWGLNSETDYRITKGTGWLEIMGCGMVDPAVLKNVNIDSEKYSGYAFGMGIERITMLLYQMSDIRMFFENDIRTLEQFKTL; from the coding sequence ATGATAGAAAAGATAGAAGAACTACTGATCGAAGTAAACGGCTTCAATGCTACCTCTAAGGAAGAGATCGAAAACTTCCGTATCAAGTACAACGGTAAAAAAGGAGTTCTGAATGATTTTTTTGAAAAATTTAAAGAAGTTCCTAACGACCAGAAGAAAGAATTCGGACAGAAGATCAATACTTTGAAGCAGGCTGTTGCTGTGAAACTGGAAGACTTGAAAAGTACTTCTGCATCTTCTGTTGTAGTAGAAAAAGAAGATCTTACAAGACCTGCATTTCCATTAGATCTGGGATCAAGACACCCGATCAACCTGGTTAAAAACAGAATTATTGACATCTTTAAATCCATTGGATTTGCTGTTGCTGATGGTCCTGAGATTGAAGATGACTGGCATAACTTCACCGCATTGAACCTTCCGGAATATCATCCAGCAAGAGATATGCAGGATACGTTCTTTATTGAGCAAAATCCGGATATTCTTTTAAGAACGCATACTTCTTCTGTACAGACTCGTTTTATGGAAGAAAATCAGCCGCCTATCAGAATTTTATCCCCTGGAAGAGTATTCAGAAATGAAGCCATTTCTTCACGTTCTCACTGTATCTTCCACCAGATTGAAGGATTATATATTGATGAGAATGTGAGCTTTGCAGACTTAAAGCAAACGATTCAGTTCTTTACCACTGAACTTTTCGGAAAGTCTAAAATCAGAATGAGACCTTCTTACTTCCCGTTCACTGAGCCAAGTGCTGAGATTGATGTGTATTGGGGATTAAACTCTGAAACTGACTATAGAATCACAAAAGGAACAGGTTGGTTAGAAATCATGGGTTGTGGTATGGTAGATCCTGCGGTATTGAAGAATGTAAATATTGATTCTGAGAAATATTCAGGATATGCATTCGGAATGGGTATTGAAAGAATTACCATGCTTCTTTACCAAATGAGCGACATCAGAATGTTCTTTGAAAATGATATAAGAACCTTGGAACAATTTAAGACATTATAA
- a CDS encoding glycosyltransferase family 2 protein, whose translation MNMKLSIIIVNYNVTQLLRNCLWSIQKYVKEVEYEVIVIDNASTDSSWRDLISEFPEVQFIASEMNGGFSKANNQAIHYAKGEYILLLNPDTEFEGFYMKNLLDFSDSQPNFGCLGIRMHDAEGVFLPESKRSVPDMFNSFEKLFTNFKKNNSKSYYRNDVEEDAVAEIEVMTGAFLLVKKEVYEKIGGLDEAYFMYGEDIDLCYTLIRNGYKNYYYGQASLLHHKGESTVKNDVYLQRFYGAMQIFIDKYYKESKPMQYSFLKAGLKLRYQIEKIKLK comes from the coding sequence ATTAATATGAAGCTGTCTATCATTATTGTTAATTACAATGTTACCCAATTACTCAGAAATTGCCTTTGGTCTATTCAGAAATATGTAAAAGAGGTGGAATATGAAGTAATTGTAATCGATAATGCTTCTACAGACAGTTCATGGCGGGATCTCATCTCAGAATTTCCCGAAGTACAGTTTATTGCTTCGGAAATGAATGGTGGTTTTTCAAAAGCTAATAATCAGGCTATACATTATGCAAAAGGAGAATATATACTGCTTTTAAATCCCGATACGGAATTCGAAGGTTTTTATATGAAGAATCTTTTAGACTTTTCGGATAGCCAACCGAATTTCGGATGCCTGGGAATACGGATGCATGATGCGGAAGGAGTTTTCCTGCCGGAAAGCAAACGTTCGGTTCCGGATATGTTTAATTCCTTTGAAAAGTTATTTACCAATTTTAAGAAAAATAATTCTAAATCTTATTACAGAAATGATGTAGAAGAAGATGCTGTGGCTGAAATAGAAGTGATGACAGGCGCATTTTTATTGGTGAAAAAAGAGGTGTATGAAAAGATAGGAGGATTGGATGAAGCCTATTTTATGTATGGGGAAGATATTGATCTGTGCTATACTTTAATAAGAAACGGATATAAAAATTATTATTATGGTCAGGCTTCTCTCCTTCATCACAAAGGAGAAAGTACGGTAAAGAATGATGTTTATTTGCAACGCTTCTATGGTGCTATGCAAATCTTCATTGACAAGTATTATAAGGAATCGAAACCAATGCAGTATTCTTTCTTAAAAGCAGGTCTAAAGCTTCGTTACCAGATTGAGAAGATTAAGCTGAAGTAA
- a CDS encoding 2Fe-2S iron-sulfur cluster-binding family protein, translating to MSDINIKITDREGVTHDVIAPTDMSMNLMEIIRSYELAEEGTIGVCGGMAMCASCQVYVINDPGLEPMGDEEDAMLAEAFHVKDNSRLGCQLHIADAMEGLEVEIAPYP from the coding sequence ATGTCAGATATTAATATTAAAATCACCGACAGAGAAGGTGTAACCCACGATGTTATTGCTCCAACGGATATGTCCATGAACTTAATGGAGATTATCCGTTCCTATGAATTGGCTGAAGAAGGTACTATTGGTGTATGCGGCGGAATGGCGATGTGTGCTTCATGCCAGGTTTATGTAATCAATGATCCTGGTCTGGAACCAATGGGAGATGAAGAAGATGCTATGCTTGCTGAAGCTTTCCATGTGAAAGATAATAGCCGATTAGGCTGCCAGCTGCATATTGCAGATGCCATGGAAGGGCTTGAAGTGGAAATTGCTCCTTATCCTTAG
- a CDS encoding LURP-one-related/scramblase family protein produces the protein MVLNNLNYPLDFKFKISTLASDFNITDKNGNYVAYVRQKMFKLKEDVIVFNDESKSKELFRIRANQWIDFNASYSLNDIVDNKSYGRLARKGMRSIWKASYDILDAKDQPKFKVQEDSAWVRFWDSFVGELPIIGMFTGYFLNPSYTVTGIDGKAYFKLKKMPSFFGRRFQLDRLIDIDDEEESLVILSLLMMTLLERARG, from the coding sequence ATGGTACTTAACAACCTAAATTATCCACTGGATTTCAAGTTTAAAATTTCGACACTAGCCAGTGACTTCAACATTACTGACAAAAATGGGAATTATGTAGCTTACGTACGTCAAAAAATGTTCAAACTAAAAGAAGACGTTATCGTTTTCAATGACGAAAGCAAATCAAAAGAACTTTTCAGAATCAGGGCCAATCAATGGATTGATTTCAATGCTTCTTATTCTTTAAATGATATCGTAGACAACAAAAGCTACGGTAGACTGGCAAGAAAAGGAATGCGTTCTATCTGGAAAGCAAGCTATGATATTCTTGATGCTAAAGATCAGCCTAAGTTCAAAGTACAGGAAGACAGTGCATGGGTAAGATTCTGGGATAGTTTTGTAGGCGAACTTCCTATCATCGGAATGTTTACAGGATATTTCCTAAATCCATCTTATACAGTTACCGGCATTGATGGAAAAGCATACTTCAAACTTAAAAAAATGCCTTCATTCTTTGGAAGAAGATTTCAACTAGACAGATTGATTGACATTGATGATGAGGAAGAAAGTTTAGTAATCCTTTCCTTATTAATGATGACCCTTCTTGAAAGAGCAAGAGGCTAA
- a CDS encoding zinc ribbon domain-containing protein YjdM: MSDTILCPKCSSEFTYPSDNMMVCSQCFYEWNPEEAASEAANEGKILDSNGNELQDGDSVVVVKDLPVKGAPKPVKAGTKVKNIRLRPGSDHNIDCKIDGFGAMALKSEFVKKA, encoded by the coding sequence ATGAGTGATACAATACTTTGTCCGAAATGTAGCTCCGAGTTTACTTATCCGAGCGACAACATGATGGTTTGTTCTCAGTGTTTCTACGAATGGAATCCTGAAGAAGCAGCTTCTGAAGCAGCAAACGAGGGAAAAATATTAGACTCTAACGGAAATGAGCTTCAGGATGGGGATTCTGTAGTGGTGGTAAAAGATCTTCCTGTAAAAGGAGCACCAAAACCGGTAAAAGCTGGAACTAAAGTGAAAAATATCCGCTTAAGACCAGGAAGCGATCATAATATCGACTGCAAAATTGATGGGTTCGGAGCAATGGCTTTAAAATCGGAATTTGTAAAGAAAGCATAA
- a CDS encoding sulfate/molybdate ABC transporter ATP-binding protein — protein MLLEINNLFFSHTKEKPLFQNLNLRFEANKIIALAGESGCGKSTLLNLIYGLLDWESGDIFFNGAKLLGPKGNLVPGEAEMKFVAQNFDLMPYATVAENVGKFISNINLTKKRETVMELLEVVGLQEFADVLPKYLSGGQQQRVAIARALSVLPKLLILDEPFSNLDFPRKIELRERLFRYVKEHQISLIISTHELQDIMPWLDQIVILQNGRLIQNNSPEETYKNPYNSYVAKLFGEVNIFSESEAADFQLSKFFYYPKGIKVSKNGLEAEVLESRFAGNYHWNKIKAKNKELVMYTDEKLHDFVNISFT, from the coding sequence ATGCTTTTAGAAATAAATAATTTATTCTTCTCCCACACCAAAGAAAAACCGTTGTTTCAAAACCTTAATTTAAGATTTGAGGCTAATAAAATCATTGCCCTGGCAGGAGAAAGTGGATGTGGAAAATCTACCCTTTTAAACCTGATATATGGCCTGCTTGATTGGGAAAGCGGAGATATTTTTTTTAATGGAGCCAAACTATTGGGTCCCAAGGGAAACCTTGTTCCCGGAGAAGCTGAAATGAAGTTTGTAGCACAGAATTTTGACCTTATGCCTTATGCTACTGTTGCTGAAAATGTGGGTAAATTTATTTCGAATATCAATTTAACCAAGAAAAGAGAAACCGTTATGGAACTTCTGGAAGTAGTAGGACTTCAGGAGTTTGCTGACGTACTTCCTAAATATTTAAGTGGCGGGCAGCAACAAAGGGTTGCTATTGCTAGAGCACTGTCCGTTTTACCTAAACTACTTATCCTTGATGAGCCTTTCAGTAATCTTGATTTTCCAAGAAAGATTGAGCTTAGAGAAAGACTTTTCCGATATGTAAAGGAACATCAGATCTCTCTGATTATTTCTACCCACGAACTCCAGGACATTATGCCATGGCTGGATCAGATTGTTATCCTTCAGAATGGAAGGCTCATTCAAAATAACAGTCCGGAAGAAACCTACAAAAACCCATACAATTCTTATGTTGCCAAATTATTTGGAGAAGTGAATATCTTCAGTGAATCTGAAGCAGCAGATTTCCAGCTTTCAAAATTTTTCTATTATCCAAAAGGAATAAAGGTTTCTAAAAACGGTCTTGAAGCCGAGGTTTTGGAAAGCAGATTTGCAGGAAATTACCATTGGAATAAAATCAAAGCAAAGAATAAGGAATTGGTAATGTACACTGATGAAAAACTACATGATTTTGTGAATATTTCATTTACTTAA
- a CDS encoding DUF3108 domain-containing protein: MKKILNLFAVFIFFLGSAQIDNIADGESITLRIHYGFLNAGTANLTTKKTTYKGAPHLYVKGTGQTTGAVKAFFKVEDLYESFIDSASGLPSYYVRNVREGSYRQHFETAFNHDNNTLILTDKKTPANGSKVIKSVKGVQDMLSCFYYLRSKSPDELKVGTVINMNVWIDDEMFPFQLKVTGTENLKTKFGTINCLKIIPSVKSGRVFKEKEGVTMWVSNDANHLPMLLKAELAVGSLKASIDDYKNVKYPLKFTK; the protein is encoded by the coding sequence ATGAAGAAAATTTTAAACCTTTTTGCAGTATTTATATTCTTTTTAGGCTCTGCCCAGATTGATAACATCGCAGACGGCGAATCCATCACCCTTAGAATCCACTATGGCTTCTTAAATGCCGGAACCGCCAATCTTACTACTAAAAAGACTACTTATAAAGGCGCTCCTCATCTTTATGTAAAAGGTACCGGGCAAACTACAGGTGCAGTAAAGGCTTTCTTCAAAGTAGAAGATCTCTATGAAAGTTTTATTGATAGCGCAAGCGGATTACCTAGCTACTATGTTCGAAATGTACGTGAAGGAAGCTACCGTCAGCATTTTGAAACCGCTTTTAATCACGACAACAATACTTTAATTTTAACGGATAAGAAAACGCCGGCCAATGGCTCAAAGGTTATCAAATCTGTGAAAGGTGTTCAGGATATGCTTTCCTGTTTCTATTATCTGCGAAGCAAAAGCCCGGATGAATTAAAAGTAGGAACAGTAATCAATATGAATGTATGGATTGATGATGAAATGTTCCCTTTTCAGCTTAAAGTGACAGGAACTGAGAATTTAAAGACAAAATTCGGTACGATCAATTGTTTAAAAATTATTCCGTCTGTAAAAAGCGGAAGGGTTTTCAAAGAAAAAGAAGGGGTAACCATGTGGGTTTCCAATGATGCCAACCACCTGCCAATGCTTTTGAAAGCTGAATTAGCCGTAGGGTCTCTTAAAGCAAGTATTGATGATTACAAAAACGTAAAATATCCTTTAAAATTTACTAAGTAA
- a CDS encoding LOG family protein, with amino-acid sequence MKSITVFCGSSFGTDTIYEEQAFLLGQTLAKQNIQLIYGGSETGLMGTIANGALSENGKVTGVLPHFLQAKEIAHKSLTELVLVETMHERKTKMSELCDGVIVLPGGYGTLEEFFEMITWAQLGLHQKPIAVLNIDGFYDDLINLIQNMVHKGFLKQVNRDMLLISDHIDELLEKMKNYQAPTVGKWISKEEI; translated from the coding sequence ATGAAAAGTATTACAGTATTCTGTGGTTCAAGTTTCGGCACAGATACAATCTATGAAGAACAGGCATTCTTGCTTGGTCAAACATTGGCAAAACAAAATATCCAACTCATTTACGGCGGCTCGGAAACAGGTTTGATGGGAACAATAGCCAATGGAGCATTAAGCGAAAACGGAAAGGTAACCGGTGTTCTTCCTCATTTTTTACAGGCTAAGGAAATTGCCCATAAAAGCCTTACTGAGCTGGTTCTCGTAGAAACCATGCACGAAAGAAAAACCAAAATGAGTGAGCTTTGTGATGGTGTAATCGTTCTTCCCGGCGGCTACGGAACGTTGGAAGAGTTCTTCGAAATGATTACCTGGGCACAGCTTGGTCTTCATCAAAAACCTATCGCAGTTCTGAATATTGATGGATTTTATGATGATCTAATCAATCTGATTCAAAATATGGTGCATAAAGGATTTTTAAAACAGGTGAACAGAGATATGCTCTTGATCAGTGATCATATAGATGAATTGCTTGAAAAAATGAAAAATTACCAGGCTCCCACCGTTGGAAAGTGGATTTCTAAGGAGGAAATATAA